One region of Mycolicibacterium rhodesiae NBB3 genomic DNA includes:
- a CDS encoding virulence factor Mce family protein, which translates to MMTGRRLRRIAVRTVALVAVALTLSSCGVWPWRGISNVELPGGPGTGSDRMTVYVQMPDTLALNVNSRVRVADVFVGRVRSIELKNWVATLTLDMEPNLGLPSNALARIGQTSLLGSQHVELEPPPDPSGQPLRSGDTIPLKNSSAFPSTERVLASIATILRGGGVSNLETIQTEIFNVLNGRADQIREFLNKLDTFTDELNKQTQDITRAIDSTNRLLSIVAQRNDTLDQVLIEFPPLIKHFADTRDLFADAVEALGRVSLAADNALAPASDNLNTNLQNLQRPLKQLGRASPYVIGALKLMLTAPFSIENVPKVIRGDYLNASLTVDLTLSALDNAALSGTGVSGMLRALEQSWGRDPATMIPDVRFTPNPHNAPGGPLVERGE; encoded by the coding sequence ATGATGACCGGTCGCAGATTGAGGCGAATCGCGGTACGCACCGTCGCGCTGGTGGCGGTCGCGCTGACGCTGAGTTCGTGCGGGGTGTGGCCGTGGCGCGGCATCTCCAACGTGGAGCTGCCCGGCGGCCCGGGGACCGGTTCGGACCGGATGACGGTCTACGTGCAGATGCCGGACACGTTGGCGCTCAACGTCAACAGCCGCGTCCGGGTGGCCGACGTGTTCGTCGGGCGCGTGCGGTCGATCGAGCTGAAGAACTGGGTCGCGACGCTGACCCTGGACATGGAGCCCAACCTCGGGCTGCCGTCCAACGCGCTCGCCCGCATCGGACAGACCAGCCTCCTGGGCAGCCAGCACGTGGAGCTGGAGCCGCCGCCCGATCCGTCGGGGCAGCCGTTGCGCAGCGGCGACACGATCCCGTTGAAGAACAGCTCGGCGTTCCCGAGCACCGAGCGGGTACTGGCGAGCATCGCCACCATCCTGCGCGGCGGTGGAGTGTCGAATCTCGAGACGATCCAGACCGAGATCTTCAATGTGCTCAATGGCCGGGCCGACCAGATTCGGGAGTTCCTGAACAAGCTCGACACGTTCACCGACGAACTGAACAAGCAGACGCAGGACATCACCCGCGCGATCGATTCCACCAACCGGTTGCTCTCGATCGTCGCCCAGCGCAACGACACGCTGGATCAAGTGCTGATCGAATTCCCGCCACTGATCAAGCATTTCGCCGATACGCGCGACCTGTTCGCCGACGCGGTCGAGGCGTTGGGCCGGGTCAGCCTCGCTGCGGACAACGCCCTGGCGCCAGCGAGCGACAACCTGAACACCAACCTGCAGAACTTGCAGCGGCCACTGAAGCAGCTGGGCCGGGCGTCGCCGTACGTCATCGGTGCGCTCAAGTTGATGCTCACGGCGCCGTTCTCGATCGAGAACGTGCCGAAGGTCATCCGCGGCGACTACCTCAATGCGTCGTTGACGGTGGACCTGACGCTCTCGGCTCTCGACAACGCCGCCTTGTCCGGCACGGGTGTCTCAGGTATGTTGCGCGCGCTCGAGCAGTCCTGGGGCCGTGATCCGGCGACGATGATCCCGGATGTCCGGTTCACGCCGAACCCGCACAACGCACCAGGCGGGCCACTGGTCGAAAGGGGTGAGTGA
- a CDS encoding virulence factor Mce family protein, which translates to MTTIFNVRNMKLPKVSRAALIIGTLVVILALVAVFVGWNLYKKLTTNTVVAYFPETLALYPGDKIQIMGVQVGTIDSIEPADDKRAMEVTFNYDNKFKVPANATASILNPSLVASRVIQLSPPYTGGPVMEDGAVIPIERTQIPVEYDELRDSINRILRDLGPTPEQPKGPFGDIIESAADGFAGKGEQLNKTLNGLSEALFTLNEGRGDFFAVVKSLALFVNALYQSDQQFVALNDDLATFTNAFTNTDREVANALQDLNTLLATTRSFLDENAEVLTHDVNNLADVTNAILQPDSKDGLETALHVFPNLGANLMNIVSPVTGGVNSFPVINNFANPLQFICSSIQAGSRLGYQESAEMCAQYLAPILDAIKFNYLPFGINQTTTAMTLPKHIAYSEPRLQPPPGYKDTTVPGIWSRDTLFSHGNHEPGWVTAPGMQGVDVQPLTKNMMFPECLAELMGGPDCVIPPAPPTFGGPHQAGPPNAYTENTPLPPPWYPQPGPVPGPAPGVVPGDPGSAAATGALPFPGSGPAPGPAPAPVAAPAPVGPPLPAEAG; encoded by the coding sequence ATGACAACGATTTTCAACGTTCGAAACATGAAGTTGCCCAAGGTATCCCGTGCTGCCCTGATCATCGGCACGCTTGTCGTGATCCTCGCGCTGGTGGCTGTGTTCGTCGGATGGAATCTGTACAAGAAGCTGACGACCAATACCGTCGTGGCCTACTTCCCCGAGACGCTCGCGTTGTACCCCGGCGACAAGATCCAGATCATGGGCGTCCAGGTCGGCACGATCGACTCGATCGAGCCCGCCGACGACAAGCGGGCGATGGAGGTCACCTTCAACTACGACAACAAGTTCAAGGTGCCCGCCAACGCGACGGCGTCGATCCTGAACCCCAGCCTGGTCGCCTCCCGCGTCATCCAGTTGTCCCCGCCCTACACGGGTGGACCGGTGATGGAGGACGGTGCGGTCATCCCGATCGAACGCACGCAGATCCCGGTCGAGTACGACGAGCTGCGCGACTCGATCAACCGCATCCTGCGCGACCTCGGTCCGACGCCGGAACAGCCGAAGGGGCCGTTCGGCGACATCATCGAGTCGGCCGCCGATGGGTTCGCGGGCAAGGGTGAACAGCTCAACAAGACGTTGAACGGCTTGTCCGAGGCGCTCTTCACGCTCAACGAGGGTCGCGGTGACTTCTTCGCCGTGGTCAAGAGTCTCGCGCTGTTCGTCAATGCGCTGTACCAGAGCGATCAGCAGTTCGTCGCGCTGAACGACGACCTCGCGACGTTCACCAACGCGTTCACCAACACCGACCGCGAAGTCGCCAACGCGCTCCAGGACCTCAATACGCTGCTGGCGACCACGCGCAGCTTCCTCGACGAGAACGCCGAAGTGCTGACGCACGACGTGAACAACCTCGCGGACGTGACAAACGCGATCCTGCAGCCCGATTCGAAGGACGGTTTGGAAACCGCGCTGCACGTGTTCCCGAACCTTGGCGCCAACCTGATGAACATCGTCTCCCCCGTCACCGGCGGTGTGAATAGCTTCCCGGTGATCAACAACTTCGCCAACCCGCTCCAGTTCATCTGCAGCTCGATTCAGGCAGGTAGCCGGTTGGGGTATCAGGAATCGGCCGAGATGTGTGCGCAGTATCTCGCCCCGATCCTGGACGCCATCAAGTTCAACTACCTGCCGTTCGGCATCAACCAGACCACGACGGCGATGACGCTGCCTAAACACATCGCCTACTCCGAGCCCAGGCTTCAGCCGCCGCCGGGATACAAGGACACCACCGTGCCGGGCATCTGGTCGCGGGACACGTTGTTCTCGCACGGCAACCACGAGCCCGGCTGGGTGACCGCGCCAGGTATGCAGGGCGTCGATGTGCAGCCCCTCACCAAGAACATGATGTTCCCCGAATGCCTCGCGGAGCTGATGGGTGGGCCTGATTGCGTGATCCCGCCCGCGCCGCCGACCTTCGGTGGTCCGCACCAGGCCGGTCCGCCGAACGCGTACACCGAGAACACCCCGCTGCCACCGCCCTGGTATCCGCAGCCGGGACCGGTTCCCGGTCCCGCGCCCGGCGTCGTCCCCGGCGATCCGGGAAGTGCGGCGGCCACCGGCGCGTTGCCCTTCCCCGGGTCCGGCCCCGCTCCCGGCCCTGCGCCGGCGCCCGTGGCGGCACCGGCGCCCGTTGGACCACCGCTACCCGCTGAGGCAGGCTGA